In Tenebrio molitor chromosome 6, icTenMoli1.1, whole genome shotgun sequence, one genomic interval encodes:
- the LOC138133629 gene encoding mitogen-activated protein kinase kinase kinase 11-like isoform X2 — translation MPPLVEHYHFLKSMEPPRNGDMVSSVHVGERTHRTANPITPTLWTALYDYDAQGEDELSLRKGQIVEVLSEDAKISGDEGWWTGKIGDKVGIFPSNFVAYDDPINHVNSIIADIHPIEIDFGELELEEVIGVGGFGKVYRGVWKGHEVAVKAARQDPDAEYSVTLENVIKEAKLFCLLQHVNIVSLEGVCLKGPNLCLVLEYCRGGSLNRVLAGRKIRPDVLVDWAIQIARGMDYLHCGAPISLIHRDLKSSNVLLREEIENDDLQFKTLKITDFGLAREVYKTTRMSQAGTYAWMAPEVIKNSTFSRASDVWSYGVVLWELLTGETPYKGIDTLAVAYGVAVNKLTLPIPSTCPQPWRELMEKCWKSDPHHRPTFEQILLDLDIIVHSSFTQTPHESFHIMQDDWRQEIEEVLLELRRKEKELRCREEDLNRAQMKQRMHEEQLRQKEQELQAREIDLLERELHFMIKQQTPTPIKRKGKFKRSRLKLLKKEPGSNISFPSDFRHTITVQHTLDHKAIAGVISPHSPPGSPAITRLRAIALPADGVKGKTWGPSTCHQRERGQITMLRPAPNRSAIWSKSAPNLDKTRNTVLSRPPHDIDFIPPEDWGPEYPIPGTVRHNVPIPTLYSADGQRLKPKLSIVELVLYNIAAMLAGVASGYDVRLSNVSPLHPRLQPNRPEVVDLPAWRPVENQDYEYSTTSGYSHNTYHGPTRHCRPMLTGSQLINLQHEEQRPLRFTDSPQHHPPNPSPRRKSSSTSNDGSELYPPYDRTATIYVPGDYQTEPPHCPGCSGRPDPYHYGHHPDHSYAGYSSEYSGTTMYGYGTDYAYDNPSSMSSHSGSRTPQRLPQGHRRTPSNVSNSSTTTSGSNVNPSFKLEDEGSYTSNYLRRQYDFEYGSYSRQNSQESNFERPTTLETSGYTKLRSSLKRNNYQASQGHSGGNTPTNPTPPDSLTSDDSSYVSAKDSNSSVSRVRFSPTTLIDLPVPGQNQDPTVPLQARRTRQKALVEKEFWS, via the exons ATGCCTCCGTTGGTGGAGCACTACCACTTCCTGAAGTCCATGGAACCGCCCCGCAATGGAGACATGGTCAGCTCGGTTCATGTGGGCGAGCGAACACACCGGACCGCCAACCCCATCACGCCGACATTATGGACGGCCCTGTACGACTACGACGCCCAGGGCGAAGACGAGCTGTCCCTTCGCAAGGGTCAGATCGTGGAGGTCCTGTCCGAGGACGCGAAGATATCGGGGGACGAGGGCTGGTGGACGGGCAAGATCGGCGACAAGGTCGGCATATTCCCGTCGAATTTCGTCGCCTACGACGACCCCATCAACCACGTCAATTCGATTATAGCGGACATTCATCCGATCGAGATCGATTTCGGCGAGCTGGAACTCGAGGAGGTGATCGGTGTCGGCGGGTTCGGTAAAGTGTATCGTGGTGTGTGGAAAGGACACGAGGTGGCCGTCAAGGCGGCGAGACAGGACCCCGATGCCGAATACTCGGTGACGTTGGAGAACGTCATCAAGGAGGCGAAACTGTTTTGTCTGTTGCAGCACGTCAACATCGTGTCCTTGGAAGGTGTTTGTTTGAAAGGACCTAATCTGTGTTTAGTGCTTGAATATTGCCGTGGTGGTTCGTTAAATAGAGTGTTGGCGGGTAGGAAAATTAGGCCGGATGTTTTGGTCGACTGGGCCATACAAATCGCGCGGGGGATGGACTATTTGCACTGTGGAGCACCCATTTCACTCATTCATCGGGACCTGAAAAGTTCTAACG TTCTCCTGAGGGAGGAGATCGAGAACGACGACCTCCAGTTCAAAACCCTGAAGATAACGGACTTCGGTTTGGCTCGCGAGGTGTACAAAACCACGCGGATGTCTCAGGCGGGCACGTACGCCTGGATGGCGCCCGAAGTGATCAAGAACTCTACCTTCTCGAGAGCGAGCGACGTGTGGAGTTACGGTGTGGTCTTGTGGGAGTTGTTAACGGGCGAGACGCCATACAAAGGCATAGACACCCTGGCCGTTGCGTACGGCGTCGCCGTCAACAAACTCACCTTGCCTATACCGAGCACGTGTCCGCAACCTTGGAGGGAACTCATGGAGA AATGTTGGAAGTCCGACCCGCACCATCGGCCGACTTTCGAGCAAATCCTTCTGGATCTAGACATAATAGTCCACTCGTCGTTCACGCAAACCCCGCACGAGAGTTTCCACATAATGCAAGATGACTGGCGGCAGGAGATCGAGGAGGTCCTCTTGGAGCTGCGCAGGAAAGAGAAG GAGTTGCGTTGCAGGGAAGAGGATCTGAATAGGGCTCAAATGAAACAGAGGATGCACGAGGAACAACTGCGGCAGAAAGAACAGGAGTTGCAAGCGAGGGAAATAGACTTGTTAGAGAGGGAATTGCATTTCATGATAAAGCAACAGACGCCGACGCCCATCAAGAGGAAAG GGAAATTTAAAAGGTCTAGGTTAAAGCTGTTGAAGAAGGAACCGGGTTCGAATATCAGTTTTCCATCGGATTTTCGACACACTATAACAGTACAACACACTCTGGATCACAAGGCGATCGCCGGTGTCATCTCACCGCACAGTCCTCCAGGATCGCCGGCCATAACTAGATTAAGAGCGATAGCAC TACCAGCTGACGGAGTAAAGGGGAAAACGTGGGGCCCGAGCACGTGCCACCAGCGCGAACGGGGACAAATAACGATGCTAAGGCCGGCGCCGAACAGGAGCGCGATATGGTCGAAAAGCGCCCCGAACCTGGACAAGACGAGGAACACCGTCCTGAGCCGACCACCACACGACATAG ATTTCATTCCGCCTGAAGATTGGGGCCCTGAGTATCCCATTCCAGGAACGGTCAGGCATAACGTGCCCATTCCCACCCTGTACAGTGCCGACG GTCAAAGGCTGAAACCAAAGTTAAGTATTGTGGAATTAGTTTTATACAACATCGCTGCCATGCTAGCGGGAGTCGCCTCAGGTTATGACGTAAGATTGTCGAACGTGTCTCCGTTACATCCAAGGCTGCAACCGAACAG GCCGGAAGTGGTGGACCTGCCGGCGTGGAGGCCCGTCGAGAACCAGGACTACGAATACTCGACGACTTCGGGGTACAGCCACAACACGTACCACGGGCCGACGCGGCACTGTCGCCCCATGCTGACCGGCTCGCAGCTTATCAACCTGCAGCACGAAGAGCAGCGTCCGTTGAGGTTCACCGACTCGCCGCAGCACCATCCACCGAACCCGTCGCCGCGGCGCAAGTCCAGCTCGACGAGCAACGACGGCTCCGAGTTGTACCCTCCGTACGATCGGACGGCGACGATCTACGTCCCGGGCGACTACCAGACCGAGCCGCCCCACTGCCCCGGCTGCTCGGGCCGGCCCGACCCCTACCACTACGGCCACCACCCGGATCACAGCTACGCGGGGTACAGCTCCGAGTACAGCGGCACCACGATGTACGGCTACGGAACCGATTACGCTTACGACAACCCCAGCAGCATGAGCAGCCACAGCGGGTCGAGGACGCCGCAGCGGCTGCCCCAGGGGCACCGGCGGACGCCGTCGAACGTCTCGAACAGCTCGACCACGACGAGCGGCTCGAACGTGAACCCCAGCTTCAAGCTGGAGGACGAGGGGAGTTACACGTCGAACTACCTGCGGCGGCAGTACGACTTCGAGTACGGTTCCTACTCGAGGCAGAACTCGCAGGAGTCGAATTTCGAGAGGCCGACGACGCTCGAGACGTCGGGATACACCAAGTTGAGGTCCAGTCTCAAGAGGAACAATTACCAGGCGAGTCAGGGGCACTCGGGGGGCAACACCCCGACGAACCCGACGCCGCCTGATAGTCTCACGAGCGACGACAGCTCGTACGTTTCGGCGAAAGATAGCAATAGTTCCGTGAGTCGGGTGAGGTTCTCGCCCACGACTTTAATCGATTTACCCGTTCCTGGTCAAAATCAAGACCCGACTGTTCCGTTGCAGGCGAGGAGGACGAGGCAGAAGGCGCTCGTCGAAAAGGAATTTTGGTCATAA
- the LOC138133629 gene encoding mitogen-activated protein kinase kinase kinase 11-like isoform X1 — protein sequence MPPLVEHYHFLKSMEPPRNGDMVSSVHVGERTHRTANPITPTLWTALYDYDAQGEDELSLRKGQIVEVLSEDAKISGDEGWWTGKIGDKVGIFPSNFVAYDDPINHVNSIIADIHPIEIDFGELELEEVIGVGGFGKVYRGVWKGHEVAVKAARQDPDAEYSVTLENVIKEAKLFCLLQHVNIVSLEGVCLKGPNLCLVLEYCRGGSLNRVLAGRKIRPDVLVDWAIQIARGMDYLHCGAPISLIHRDLKSSNVLLREEIENDDLQFKTLKITDFGLAREVYKTTRMSQAGTYAWMAPEVIKNSTFSRASDVWSYGVVLWELLTGETPYKGIDTLAVAYGVAVNKLTLPIPSTCPQPWRELMEKCWKSDPHHRPTFEQILLDLDIIVHSSFTQTPHESFHIMQDDWRQEIEEVLLELRRKEKACKSFEEELRCREEDLNRAQMKQRMHEEQLRQKEQELQAREIDLLERELHFMIKQQTPTPIKRKGKFKRSRLKLLKKEPGSNISFPSDFRHTITVQHTLDHKAIAGVISPHSPPGSPAITRLRAIALPADGVKGKTWGPSTCHQRERGQITMLRPAPNRSAIWSKSAPNLDKTRNTVLSRPPHDIDFIPPEDWGPEYPIPGTVRHNVPIPTLYSADGQRLKPKLSIVELVLYNIAAMLAGVASGYDVRLSNVSPLHPRLQPNRPEVVDLPAWRPVENQDYEYSTTSGYSHNTYHGPTRHCRPMLTGSQLINLQHEEQRPLRFTDSPQHHPPNPSPRRKSSSTSNDGSELYPPYDRTATIYVPGDYQTEPPHCPGCSGRPDPYHYGHHPDHSYAGYSSEYSGTTMYGYGTDYAYDNPSSMSSHSGSRTPQRLPQGHRRTPSNVSNSSTTTSGSNVNPSFKLEDEGSYTSNYLRRQYDFEYGSYSRQNSQESNFERPTTLETSGYTKLRSSLKRNNYQASQGHSGGNTPTNPTPPDSLTSDDSSYVSAKDSNSSVSRVRFSPTTLIDLPVPGQNQDPTVPLQARRTRQKALVEKEFWS from the exons ATGCCTCCGTTGGTGGAGCACTACCACTTCCTGAAGTCCATGGAACCGCCCCGCAATGGAGACATGGTCAGCTCGGTTCATGTGGGCGAGCGAACACACCGGACCGCCAACCCCATCACGCCGACATTATGGACGGCCCTGTACGACTACGACGCCCAGGGCGAAGACGAGCTGTCCCTTCGCAAGGGTCAGATCGTGGAGGTCCTGTCCGAGGACGCGAAGATATCGGGGGACGAGGGCTGGTGGACGGGCAAGATCGGCGACAAGGTCGGCATATTCCCGTCGAATTTCGTCGCCTACGACGACCCCATCAACCACGTCAATTCGATTATAGCGGACATTCATCCGATCGAGATCGATTTCGGCGAGCTGGAACTCGAGGAGGTGATCGGTGTCGGCGGGTTCGGTAAAGTGTATCGTGGTGTGTGGAAAGGACACGAGGTGGCCGTCAAGGCGGCGAGACAGGACCCCGATGCCGAATACTCGGTGACGTTGGAGAACGTCATCAAGGAGGCGAAACTGTTTTGTCTGTTGCAGCACGTCAACATCGTGTCCTTGGAAGGTGTTTGTTTGAAAGGACCTAATCTGTGTTTAGTGCTTGAATATTGCCGTGGTGGTTCGTTAAATAGAGTGTTGGCGGGTAGGAAAATTAGGCCGGATGTTTTGGTCGACTGGGCCATACAAATCGCGCGGGGGATGGACTATTTGCACTGTGGAGCACCCATTTCACTCATTCATCGGGACCTGAAAAGTTCTAACG TTCTCCTGAGGGAGGAGATCGAGAACGACGACCTCCAGTTCAAAACCCTGAAGATAACGGACTTCGGTTTGGCTCGCGAGGTGTACAAAACCACGCGGATGTCTCAGGCGGGCACGTACGCCTGGATGGCGCCCGAAGTGATCAAGAACTCTACCTTCTCGAGAGCGAGCGACGTGTGGAGTTACGGTGTGGTCTTGTGGGAGTTGTTAACGGGCGAGACGCCATACAAAGGCATAGACACCCTGGCCGTTGCGTACGGCGTCGCCGTCAACAAACTCACCTTGCCTATACCGAGCACGTGTCCGCAACCTTGGAGGGAACTCATGGAGA AATGTTGGAAGTCCGACCCGCACCATCGGCCGACTTTCGAGCAAATCCTTCTGGATCTAGACATAATAGTCCACTCGTCGTTCACGCAAACCCCGCACGAGAGTTTCCACATAATGCAAGATGACTGGCGGCAGGAGATCGAGGAGGTCCTCTTGGAGCTGCGCAGGAAAGAGAAG GCATGTAAATCATTTGAGGAG GAGTTGCGTTGCAGGGAAGAGGATCTGAATAGGGCTCAAATGAAACAGAGGATGCACGAGGAACAACTGCGGCAGAAAGAACAGGAGTTGCAAGCGAGGGAAATAGACTTGTTAGAGAGGGAATTGCATTTCATGATAAAGCAACAGACGCCGACGCCCATCAAGAGGAAAG GGAAATTTAAAAGGTCTAGGTTAAAGCTGTTGAAGAAGGAACCGGGTTCGAATATCAGTTTTCCATCGGATTTTCGACACACTATAACAGTACAACACACTCTGGATCACAAGGCGATCGCCGGTGTCATCTCACCGCACAGTCCTCCAGGATCGCCGGCCATAACTAGATTAAGAGCGATAGCAC TACCAGCTGACGGAGTAAAGGGGAAAACGTGGGGCCCGAGCACGTGCCACCAGCGCGAACGGGGACAAATAACGATGCTAAGGCCGGCGCCGAACAGGAGCGCGATATGGTCGAAAAGCGCCCCGAACCTGGACAAGACGAGGAACACCGTCCTGAGCCGACCACCACACGACATAG ATTTCATTCCGCCTGAAGATTGGGGCCCTGAGTATCCCATTCCAGGAACGGTCAGGCATAACGTGCCCATTCCCACCCTGTACAGTGCCGACG GTCAAAGGCTGAAACCAAAGTTAAGTATTGTGGAATTAGTTTTATACAACATCGCTGCCATGCTAGCGGGAGTCGCCTCAGGTTATGACGTAAGATTGTCGAACGTGTCTCCGTTACATCCAAGGCTGCAACCGAACAG GCCGGAAGTGGTGGACCTGCCGGCGTGGAGGCCCGTCGAGAACCAGGACTACGAATACTCGACGACTTCGGGGTACAGCCACAACACGTACCACGGGCCGACGCGGCACTGTCGCCCCATGCTGACCGGCTCGCAGCTTATCAACCTGCAGCACGAAGAGCAGCGTCCGTTGAGGTTCACCGACTCGCCGCAGCACCATCCACCGAACCCGTCGCCGCGGCGCAAGTCCAGCTCGACGAGCAACGACGGCTCCGAGTTGTACCCTCCGTACGATCGGACGGCGACGATCTACGTCCCGGGCGACTACCAGACCGAGCCGCCCCACTGCCCCGGCTGCTCGGGCCGGCCCGACCCCTACCACTACGGCCACCACCCGGATCACAGCTACGCGGGGTACAGCTCCGAGTACAGCGGCACCACGATGTACGGCTACGGAACCGATTACGCTTACGACAACCCCAGCAGCATGAGCAGCCACAGCGGGTCGAGGACGCCGCAGCGGCTGCCCCAGGGGCACCGGCGGACGCCGTCGAACGTCTCGAACAGCTCGACCACGACGAGCGGCTCGAACGTGAACCCCAGCTTCAAGCTGGAGGACGAGGGGAGTTACACGTCGAACTACCTGCGGCGGCAGTACGACTTCGAGTACGGTTCCTACTCGAGGCAGAACTCGCAGGAGTCGAATTTCGAGAGGCCGACGACGCTCGAGACGTCGGGATACACCAAGTTGAGGTCCAGTCTCAAGAGGAACAATTACCAGGCGAGTCAGGGGCACTCGGGGGGCAACACCCCGACGAACCCGACGCCGCCTGATAGTCTCACGAGCGACGACAGCTCGTACGTTTCGGCGAAAGATAGCAATAGTTCCGTGAGTCGGGTGAGGTTCTCGCCCACGACTTTAATCGATTTACCCGTTCCTGGTCAAAATCAAGACCCGACTGTTCCGTTGCAGGCGAGGAGGACGAGGCAGAAGGCGCTCGTCGAAAAGGAATTTTGGTCATAA